In Acidobacteriaceae bacterium, the following are encoded in one genomic region:
- a CDS encoding sulfatase: protein MSKLNDLSLSSIESSTPTRREFLQGSLAAVGSTLASGSSLAALAPQSKRKRPNLVFFLGEGQRADALSIAGNKILQTPHHDRIGHEGIRFENAFCTNALCAPARATALTGLYSRTNGALDNTRPQEPMDKDIPLFTELLHEVGYEVAILGKIHVRNGVEDRYWDYYFGHNSPGNDYANPVFKEGRKGQIGEPRRYKGVYPDDLTVDRALSWLEEDRGDKPFCLLVWFVAPHEPFFRARRHFDLYRNTVIPKPATFDDDLKGYPGKPKGFVDAENKLGTTSSHVACGSHEGVVKDYYAGLVAVDENIGRITSYLEKKNILDETAIVQTSDHGYFLGEFRLFDKRLMHEPSIRVPLQIRYPERIPAGTVRSEQVLDIDLAPTFLDLAGVPIPAHMQGKSVLPLAKRADPEFRKEWYYEYFEWPNPEAVRPHRGLRTERYKLIHYVSDPQEFELYDLQADPGETTNLYGRPELADLQKDLFARLDALQKKIPASSSVEAQKTSA, encoded by the coding sequence ATGTCTAAGTTGAACGACCTTTCCCTCTCTTCCATCGAATCCTCCACGCCTACGCGACGTGAGTTTCTGCAAGGTTCACTTGCTGCAGTCGGTTCCACGCTGGCTTCGGGCAGCAGTCTTGCCGCGCTTGCTCCGCAGAGTAAGCGTAAGCGACCGAACCTCGTCTTTTTTCTCGGAGAAGGACAGCGTGCCGATGCGCTCTCCATCGCTGGCAATAAGATTCTTCAGACACCGCATCACGATCGCATCGGTCACGAGGGCATTCGTTTTGAGAATGCTTTCTGCACCAATGCGCTATGCGCTCCGGCGCGGGCTACGGCCCTCACGGGGCTCTACTCTCGCACCAACGGTGCACTCGACAACACGCGCCCGCAAGAGCCAATGGACAAGGACATTCCACTCTTTACTGAGCTTCTGCACGAAGTAGGTTACGAGGTCGCAATCCTTGGCAAGATCCACGTCCGCAATGGTGTTGAAGATCGCTACTGGGATTACTACTTCGGTCACAACAGCCCCGGTAATGACTACGCCAATCCTGTCTTCAAAGAGGGGCGCAAAGGGCAAATCGGTGAGCCGCGACGTTACAAGGGCGTCTACCCTGACGACCTTACCGTCGATCGCGCCCTCTCGTGGCTGGAAGAAGATCGCGGAGACAAACCCTTCTGCCTTCTCGTCTGGTTTGTCGCCCCGCATGAGCCGTTCTTCCGCGCACGTCGTCACTTCGATCTCTACCGCAATACCGTGATTCCTAAGCCTGCAACATTTGATGACGACCTCAAGGGATATCCCGGCAAGCCAAAGGGCTTTGTTGACGCCGAGAATAAACTCGGCACGACGTCGTCACATGTTGCCTGCGGATCACACGAGGGAGTGGTGAAGGATTACTACGCAGGCCTTGTTGCCGTGGACGAAAACATCGGACGCATCACGTCGTATCTGGAGAAGAAGAATATTCTCGACGAGACGGCGATCGTACAAACTTCGGACCACGGATACTTCCTCGGCGAGTTTCGTCTCTTTGACAAGCGCCTCATGCATGAACCGTCGATTCGTGTTCCGCTACAGATTCGTTACCCGGAGCGCATCCCTGCAGGCACGGTGCGCAGCGAGCAGGTGCTCGATATCGACCTCGCTCCTACCTTCCTCGACCTCGCAGGTGTTCCCATCCCCGCACACATGCAGGGCAAGAGCGTTTTGCCCTTGGCGAAGAGGGCAGACCCCGAGTTTCGCAAGGAGTGGTACTACGAGTACTTTGAGTGGCCTAATCCTGAGGCTGTTCGCCCTCATCGCGGCCTGCGCACAGAGCGTTACAAGCTCATCCACTACGTCTCTGACCCGCAGGAGTTTGAGCTTTACGATCTGCAGGCCGACCCGGGCGAAACCACAAACCTTTACGGAAGACCTGAACTCGCGGATCTGCAAAAGGATTTGTTCGCGCGTCTCGATGCACTGCAGAAGAAGATTCCTGCTTCCTCCAGCGTCGAGGCGCAGAAGACATCCGCATGA
- a CDS encoding DUF2911 domain-containing protein, producing MTLRTSRLLTVLATAALTATAAAYAQDAAKPCPNALVADHGKAAPGKPLASPAGAAVTMLGGKKLLIKYNSPSVRCRTVMGGLVPYGKPWRLGANAATTLVADGPLKIGTLSVPAGTYTLYALPEAPGTPWQLIVNKQTGQWGTVYDEKQDLGRTPMKYKALPAPQEVMTLSFEGVKGKKAELHMKWEGTDVSVPVVAE from the coding sequence ATGACCCTTCGCACGTCCCGCCTCCTTACCGTCCTCGCGACGGCCGCCCTCACCGCAACCGCCGCCGCGTACGCTCAAGATGCGGCAAAGCCTTGTCCGAATGCGCTTGTCGCTGACCATGGCAAGGCTGCTCCCGGAAAGCCGCTCGCCTCACCCGCTGGTGCGGCTGTGACGATGCTTGGCGGCAAGAAGCTGCTGATCAAGTACAACTCCCCCAGCGTGCGCTGCCGCACGGTCATGGGCGGACTTGTCCCCTACGGCAAGCCCTGGCGTCTGGGTGCGAACGCCGCGACGACCCTTGTTGCCGATGGTCCGTTGAAGATCGGTACGCTTTCGGTTCCAGCAGGAACGTACACTCTCTACGCTCTGCCCGAAGCTCCTGGCACACCGTGGCAGCTCATCGTGAACAAGCAGACCGGCCAGTGGGGAACGGTTTACGACGAGAAGCAGGACCTGGGACGTACGCCGATGAAGTACAAGGCACTTCCTGCTCCGCAGGAAGTCATGACGCTCAGCTTCGAAGGCGTCAAAGGCAAGAAGGCTGAACTCCACATGAAGTGGGAAGGTACGGATGTCTCCGTGCCGGTTGTGGCTGAGTAA
- a CDS encoding GxxExxY protein yields the protein MNRNELNSLGTRILECALRVHSALGPGLLESTYKACLAHELRKAGMHVQLEVPVPLVYDGVRLEVGYRLDVLVNDAIILEIKAVSGICDEHRAQLLSYLRLSGRELGYVLNFHSIRLKDGTARVINGYKSEHGVH from the coding sequence ATGAATCGGAACGAATTGAACTCGCTGGGCACAAGGATTCTTGAGTGCGCCCTGCGAGTTCATTCTGCGTTAGGGCCAGGTTTGCTGGAGAGCACCTACAAAGCGTGCCTCGCTCATGAGCTGCGTAAGGCAGGCATGCACGTCCAACTTGAGGTTCCGGTGCCGCTCGTCTATGACGGAGTTCGGCTCGAAGTGGGCTACCGCCTCGACGTGCTGGTAAATGACGCCATCATTCTGGAGATCAAAGCGGTGTCTGGTATTTGCGATGAGCACCGGGCTCAGTTGCTCTCGTATCTGCGGCTCTCTGGACGCGAGTTAGGCTACGTGCTGAACTTTCATTCGATTCGTCTGAAAGACGGTACAGCGCGGGTGATCAATGGCTATAAAAGCGAACACGGAGTTCACTGA
- the gcvPB gene encoding aminomethyl-transferring glycine dehydrogenase subunit GcvPB, producing the protein MSEKFVGTTRKVSTHVNQNEDLIFEKSSPGKKGYRLAELDVPAVDAASLLGTQAREDLGVMPELSEIEIVRHFTRLSTWNYAIDLGMYPLGSCTMKYNGRINELVARLEGLAEAHPYQPEELSQGALGIMKMLSDALIEITGMDAITLQPAAGAHGEFTGILLAKAYHTANGNPRTKILIPDSAHGTNPATAAVCGYQIANLKSNARGMVDLEALAKAVDENVAALMLTNPSTIGVFEEDIHKIADILHAKGALLYMDGANMNALCGKTRPGDFGADVMHLNLHKTFSTPHGGGGPGSGPVACKKILEPFLPTPVVVERENGLLGLEYNRPQTVGRVRAWYGNFGMFIRALAYILANGPDGLRQTTEDAVLNANYIRAKLKDTFELPYDAPSMHEVVFSDKLQAKNGVKTGDMGKRLIDYGFHAYTVSFPLVVQGAMMIEPTESESKEEIDLLIDALQQIAREAEENPELVKTAPHTTRLQRLDETTAARKPVLRWKAPVAATSLTPESAAKEW; encoded by the coding sequence ATGTCGGAGAAGTTCGTCGGTACTACCCGCAAGGTAAGCACGCACGTTAACCAGAACGAAGACCTGATCTTCGAGAAGTCGTCCCCGGGCAAGAAGGGCTATCGCCTGGCGGAGCTGGATGTTCCCGCGGTGGACGCCGCTTCCCTGCTGGGCACGCAGGCTCGTGAAGACCTGGGCGTGATGCCGGAGTTGAGCGAGATTGAGATCGTTCGCCACTTCACGCGGCTTTCAACGTGGAACTATGCGATCGACCTCGGCATGTATCCGCTGGGCTCGTGCACGATGAAGTACAACGGCCGTATCAATGAGCTGGTTGCTCGACTGGAAGGTTTGGCCGAAGCGCATCCGTATCAGCCGGAAGAACTTTCGCAGGGTGCGCTGGGCATCATGAAGATGCTCTCGGACGCACTGATCGAGATCACCGGCATGGACGCGATTACGCTGCAGCCGGCAGCCGGCGCGCATGGTGAGTTCACCGGCATCCTGCTGGCGAAGGCGTACCACACGGCGAACGGCAACCCACGGACGAAGATCCTGATCCCGGACTCGGCGCACGGCACGAACCCGGCGACGGCTGCGGTTTGCGGCTACCAGATCGCCAACCTGAAGTCGAACGCACGCGGCATGGTGGACCTCGAAGCGCTGGCGAAAGCTGTCGACGAGAACGTGGCTGCGCTGATGCTGACGAATCCGTCCACGATCGGTGTCTTCGAAGAAGACATTCACAAGATCGCCGACATTCTGCACGCGAAGGGCGCGTTGCTCTATATGGATGGCGCGAACATGAACGCGCTGTGCGGCAAGACACGTCCGGGCGACTTCGGCGCCGACGTGATGCACCTGAACCTGCACAAGACCTTCTCTACCCCGCACGGTGGTGGTGGTCCGGGCTCGGGCCCTGTGGCGTGCAAGAAAATCCTTGAGCCGTTCCTGCCGACGCCTGTAGTTGTTGAGCGCGAGAACGGCCTGCTCGGCCTCGAGTACAACCGTCCACAAACCGTGGGACGTGTGCGTGCGTGGTACGGCAACTTCGGCATGTTCATCCGCGCTCTCGCGTACATTCTGGCCAACGGCCCGGATGGCCTGCGCCAGACGACCGAAGACGCCGTGCTGAATGCGAACTACATTCGCGCAAAGCTGAAGGATACGTTCGAACTGCCGTATGACGCGCCGTCGATGCACGAAGTCGTCTTCAGCGATAAGCTGCAGGCGAAGAACGGTGTGAAGACCGGCGACATGGGCAAGCGCCTGATCGACTACGGCTTCCACGCGTACACCGTCAGCTTCCCGCTGGTCGTGCAGGGCGCGATGATGATCGAGCCGACAGAGTCGGAGTCGAAGGAAGAGATTGATCTTCTGATCGATGCGCTGCAGCAGATTGCGCGTGAGGCCGAGGAGAATCCTGAGCTGGTGAAGACGGCGCCGCATACGACTCGCCTGCAGCGGCTGGATGAAACCACGGCTGCTCGTAAGCCGGTGCTGCGCTGGAAGGCTCCAGTAGCGGCAACGTCGCTGACGCCGGAGAGTGCTGCGAAGGAGTGGTAA